Proteins encoded in a region of the Phaenicophaeus curvirostris isolate KB17595 chromosome 1, BPBGC_Pcur_1.0, whole genome shotgun sequence genome:
- the PRDX4 gene encoding peroxiredoxin-4 isoform X2: MEAAWRCPRAWKAAMPLLVLVAAVSAGDEAARQRGDEQCHYYAGGQVYPGEAARVPVSDHSLHLSQAKISKPAPYWEGTAVINGEFKELRLTDYEGKYLVFFFYPLDFTFVCPTEIIAFSDRIEEFRAINTEVVACSVDSKFTHLAWINTPRKQGGLGPMKIPLLSDLTHQIAKDYGVYLEDQGHTLRGLFIIDDKRILRQITMNDLPVGRSVDETLRLVQAFQYTDKHGEVCPAGWKPGSETIKPEEAMRVWWPREEL, from the exons ATGGAGGCGGCGTGGCGGTGCCCGCGGGCCTGGAAGGCCGCGATGCcgctgctggtgctggtggctgCGGTGTCGGCGGGAGACGAGGCGGCGCGGCAGCGCGGGGACGAGCAGTGCCATTACTACGCCGGAGGACAGGTCTACCCCGGCGAGGCGGCGCGCGTCCCCGTCTCCGACCACTCGCTGCATCTCAGCCAGGCCAAGA TCTCCAAGCCAGCACCATACTGGGAAGGAACAGCAGTCATTAATGGAGAGTTTAAAGAGCTGAGATTAACAGATTATGAAGGAAAATACCTCGTCTTCTTCTTCTATCCTCTTGACTT TACGTTTGTATGTCCAACTGAGATAATCGCCTTCAGTGACAGAATTGAAGAATTCAGAGCAATAAATACCGAAGTAGTAGCGTGTTCTGTGGACTCAAAGTTCACTCACTTGGCATG gaTTAATACTCCTCGAAAACAAGGAGGACTTGGACCTATGAAGATTCCACTTCTTTCAGATTTGACACACCAAATTGCAAAGGATTATGGAGTATATCTGGAAGATCAAGGGCATACGCTTAG aGGCCTTTTCATTATTGATGATAAGAGGATCCTTCGACAGATCACAATGAATGACCTTCCTGTTGGGAGATCGGTGGATGAAACACTTCGTTTAGTACAAGCATTCCAGTACACAGACAAACACGGAGAAG tttgCCCTGCTGGTTGGAAACCTGGCAGTGAAACA ATCAAACCAGAGGAAGCCATGAGAGTGTGGTGGCCAAGGGAAGAACT ATAA
- the PRDX4 gene encoding peroxiredoxin-4 isoform X1: MEAAWRCPRAWKAAMPLLVLVAAVSAGDEAARQRGDEQCHYYAGGQVYPGEAARVPVSDHSLHLSQAKISKPAPYWEGTAVINGEFKELRLTDYEGKYLVFFFYPLDFTFVCPTEIIAFSDRIEEFRAINTEVVACSVDSKFTHLAWINTPRKQGGLGPMKIPLLSDLTHQIAKDYGVYLEDQGHTLRGLFIIDDKRILRQITMNDLPVGRSVDETLRLVQAFQYTDKHGEVCPAGWKPGSETIIPDPAGKLKYFDKLN, encoded by the exons ATGGAGGCGGCGTGGCGGTGCCCGCGGGCCTGGAAGGCCGCGATGCcgctgctggtgctggtggctgCGGTGTCGGCGGGAGACGAGGCGGCGCGGCAGCGCGGGGACGAGCAGTGCCATTACTACGCCGGAGGACAGGTCTACCCCGGCGAGGCGGCGCGCGTCCCCGTCTCCGACCACTCGCTGCATCTCAGCCAGGCCAAGA TCTCCAAGCCAGCACCATACTGGGAAGGAACAGCAGTCATTAATGGAGAGTTTAAAGAGCTGAGATTAACAGATTATGAAGGAAAATACCTCGTCTTCTTCTTCTATCCTCTTGACTT TACGTTTGTATGTCCAACTGAGATAATCGCCTTCAGTGACAGAATTGAAGAATTCAGAGCAATAAATACCGAAGTAGTAGCGTGTTCTGTGGACTCAAAGTTCACTCACTTGGCATG gaTTAATACTCCTCGAAAACAAGGAGGACTTGGACCTATGAAGATTCCACTTCTTTCAGATTTGACACACCAAATTGCAAAGGATTATGGAGTATATCTGGAAGATCAAGGGCATACGCTTAG aGGCCTTTTCATTATTGATGATAAGAGGATCCTTCGACAGATCACAATGAATGACCTTCCTGTTGGGAGATCGGTGGATGAAACACTTCGTTTAGTACAAGCATTCCAGTACACAGACAAACACGGAGAAG tttgCCCTGCTGGTTGGAAACCTGGCAGTGAAACA ATAATTCCAGATCCGGCTGGAAAACTGAAGTATTTCGATAAACTAAACTGA